A window of the Streptomyces sp. NBC_01351 genome harbors these coding sequences:
- a CDS encoding GDP-L-fucose synthase family protein, with translation MTSTPLLPPNARVFVAGHRGLVGSAVARRLTADGHEVLTRVRADLDLRDATATGAYLKDVRPDAVVLAAAKVGGIMANSTYPVQFLEENLRIQLSVIAGSHAAGVGRLLFLGSSCIYPKLAPQPIHEDALLTGPLEPTNEAYALAKIAGIVQVQSYRKQYGASYISAMPTNLYGPGDNFDLESSHVLPALIRRFHEAAAEGREEVTLWGSGTPRREFLHVDDLAAACAVLLNSYDGDEPVNIGCGEDLTIRELAETVAEVTGFRGRLAWDTSKPDGTPRKLLDVGRLTSLGWKPGIPLRDGIASTYRWWREQSGQHG, from the coding sequence ATGACAAGTACGCCTCTCCTGCCCCCGAACGCCCGTGTCTTCGTCGCGGGACACCGCGGCCTCGTGGGCTCCGCGGTCGCCCGGCGGCTCACCGCCGACGGCCACGAGGTGCTCACCCGGGTCCGCGCCGACCTCGATCTGCGGGATGCCACCGCGACCGGGGCGTACCTGAAGGACGTCCGCCCGGACGCGGTCGTGCTGGCCGCGGCCAAGGTCGGCGGCATCATGGCGAACAGCACGTACCCGGTGCAGTTCCTGGAGGAGAACCTCCGGATCCAGCTCAGCGTGATCGCCGGCTCGCACGCCGCGGGCGTCGGCCGGCTGCTGTTCCTCGGCTCGTCCTGCATCTACCCCAAGCTGGCCCCGCAGCCCATCCACGAGGACGCCCTGCTGACCGGCCCCCTGGAGCCGACCAATGAGGCGTACGCCCTCGCGAAGATCGCCGGCATCGTGCAGGTCCAGTCGTACCGCAAGCAGTACGGGGCCTCGTACATCTCGGCGATGCCCACGAACCTCTACGGTCCGGGCGACAACTTCGACCTGGAGTCCTCGCACGTCCTGCCCGCCCTGATCCGGCGGTTCCACGAGGCCGCCGCGGAGGGCCGCGAGGAGGTCACCCTGTGGGGGTCGGGTACCCCGCGCCGGGAGTTCCTGCACGTGGACGACCTCGCCGCGGCCTGCGCCGTGCTGCTGAACTCGTACGACGGCGACGAGCCCGTCAACATCGGCTGCGGCGAGGACCTGACCATCAGGGAACTGGCCGAGACGGTCGCCGAGGTGACCGGCTTCCGCGGCCGGCTCGCCTGGGACACCTCCAAGCCGGACGGAACGCCCCGCAAGCTGCTGGACGTCGGCCGGCTGACCTCCCTCGGCTGGAAGCCGGGCATCCCGCTGCGCGACGGCATCGCCTCCACCTACCGGTGGTGGCGCGAGCAGAGCGGGCAGCACGGCTGA
- a CDS encoding sugar transferase, which produces MRHVHIPAQRVAKTARDSLVPARHLGDKARWYLPAALAADFLGAAVPVALVFQAAQQARPLSCALAAALAWTGVQALRRRYATRVLGESRGVLPVVHDWLILIGVLAVARVVTEESTPRLSALGALLPALLITVACHKLTYRHLTAARREAHAVSRVLVVGEPDAAEDVIAHLASRTDHPYVVVGVVPVGDGPLASGVPVAARLGDGMPKASNGDSAAVLGAVHDLHADLVLVAPGARISGERLRRVAWALHDAGLELAVFPGLVEISVKRLETLSAGGLAVLRVAPPVSRGVQPLLKSLLDRAGAAAGLVLLAPLFLGIVLAIRFGSRGPAFYRQSRIGRDGAPFTMWKFRTMVVDADALKAELSGANENDGLMFKMRRDPRVTRVGRLLRRTSMDELPQLINVLTGHMSLVGPRPPLPEEVAKYDEVELRRLTVRPGMTGLWQISGRSDLSWDETIQLDLQYVDNWSFTSDVDVMGRTLRAVVDGRGAY; this is translated from the coding sequence ATGAGGCATGTCCATATTCCTGCGCAAAGAGTGGCCAAGACGGCCCGTGACTCCTTGGTGCCCGCGCGGCACCTCGGCGACAAGGCCCGTTGGTACCTGCCCGCCGCCCTCGCCGCCGACTTCCTCGGAGCCGCGGTACCCGTAGCCCTCGTCTTCCAGGCCGCCCAGCAGGCACGACCCCTCTCCTGCGCCCTCGCCGCCGCGCTCGCGTGGACCGGGGTGCAGGCGCTGCGCCGGCGGTACGCGACCCGGGTCCTCGGGGAGTCCCGCGGAGTGCTGCCCGTCGTACACGACTGGCTGATTCTGATCGGCGTTCTGGCCGTGGCCCGTGTGGTGACCGAGGAGTCCACGCCGCGGCTGTCCGCCCTGGGCGCGCTGCTGCCCGCCCTCCTCATCACCGTCGCCTGCCACAAACTGACCTACCGTCACCTCACCGCCGCCCGCCGCGAGGCCCACGCGGTCAGCCGCGTCCTGGTCGTGGGCGAGCCCGACGCCGCCGAGGACGTCATCGCGCACCTCGCCTCGCGCACCGACCACCCCTACGTGGTGGTCGGCGTGGTCCCGGTCGGCGACGGCCCGCTCGCCAGCGGGGTGCCCGTGGCCGCCCGGCTCGGCGACGGCATGCCCAAGGCCTCGAACGGCGACTCCGCCGCCGTGCTCGGCGCCGTCCACGACCTCCACGCCGACCTGGTGCTGGTGGCCCCCGGCGCGCGGATCTCGGGGGAGCGGCTGCGCCGGGTCGCCTGGGCCCTGCACGACGCCGGACTGGAACTCGCCGTCTTCCCGGGACTCGTGGAGATCTCCGTCAAGCGGCTGGAGACCCTCTCCGCGGGCGGGCTCGCCGTCCTGCGGGTCGCGCCGCCGGTCAGCCGGGGCGTTCAGCCCCTGCTCAAGTCCCTCCTGGACCGGGCGGGCGCCGCGGCCGGACTGGTGCTGCTCGCACCGCTCTTCCTCGGGATCGTCCTCGCCATCCGCTTCGGCTCGCGCGGCCCGGCCTTCTACCGGCAGAGCCGCATCGGCCGCGACGGTGCTCCGTTCACCATGTGGAAGTTCCGCACGATGGTCGTGGACGCCGACGCGCTGAAGGCCGAACTGTCCGGGGCCAACGAGAACGACGGCCTGATGTTCAAGATGCGCCGCGACCCCCGGGTGACCCGCGTGGGCCGGCTGCTGCGCCGCACCTCGATGGACGAACTGCCCCAGCTGATCAACGTGCTCACCGGCCACATGTCGCTGGTCGGCCCGCGCCCGCCGCTGCCGGAGGAGGTGGCGAAGTACGACGAGGTCGAGCTGCGCCGGCTCACCGTGCGGCCCGGGATGACGGGGCTGTGGCAGATCAGCGGGCGCTCCGACCTGTCGTGGGACGAAACGATCCAGCTCGACCTGCAGTACGTCGACAACTGGTCCTTCACCAGTGACGTCGACGTCATGGGCCGTACCCTCCGCGCCGTCGTCGACGGTCGCGGAGCGTACTGA
- a CDS encoding M4 family metallopeptidase yields the protein MSPTPQRRATAVGALVAAAALLAVGIQATSATADATASKAPAAAKSNPGAANLKLSASERATLLAEANSTTAQAAKTLGLGSGEKLVVRDVVKDADGTTHTTYERTYDGLPVLGGDLTIHAKDGVTKSVTKATHHEIKVDTTATVTPAAAESQAISAANAEGAKDAKPSKNARKVVWAAEGAPVLAFETVVGGMQHDGTPSELHVVTDAKTGAKITEWQAVETGTGNTMYSGQVTIGTSQSGSNFTLNDATRGGHKTNNLNRATSGTGTLFSGTDDIWGNGLPANLETAAADAHYGAQVTWDYYKNVHGRNGLRNDGVSPYSRVHYGNNYVNAFWQDSCFCMTYGDGDGNAKPLTSTDVAAHEMTHGLTSVTGNMTYSGEPGGLNEATSDIFAAAVEFYANNPQDVGDYLVGEKIDIRGNGTPLRYMDKPSKDGSSKDAWYSGIGSIDVHYSSGPANHWYYLASEGSGAKVVNGVSYDSPTSDGLPVTAIGRDAASKIWFRALTTGLFRSNTNYAAARTATLQAAADLYGAGSTTYNNAANAWAAINVGPRIVNGVSVTNPGNQNTVTGSAVSLQIQATSTNAGALSYAATGLPAGLSINSSTGLITGTANTAGTSNVTVTVTDSANQTGTAAFTWTVGTQQQTVFENTTDYAISDNSTVESPVTVNRTGNAPSTLKVDVNILHTYIGDLKVDLVAPDGTLYNLHNRTGSSTDNIIKSYTVNASSEVAQGVWKLRVNDNANIDTGKIDSWKLTF from the coding sequence TTGAGTCCCACCCCCCAAAGGCGTGCCACTGCGGTCGGCGCGCTCGTAGCCGCGGCAGCCCTGCTCGCCGTCGGCATACAGGCCACTTCCGCAACCGCCGACGCCACCGCGTCGAAGGCACCCGCGGCCGCCAAGTCCAATCCGGGCGCGGCCAACCTCAAACTCAGCGCTTCGGAGCGTGCGACGCTCCTCGCCGAGGCCAACTCGACCACGGCGCAGGCCGCCAAGACCCTCGGCCTCGGCAGTGGCGAGAAGCTCGTCGTCCGTGACGTGGTCAAGGACGCGGACGGCACCACGCACACCACGTACGAGCGCACCTACGACGGTCTGCCCGTCCTCGGCGGTGACCTCACCATCCACGCCAAGGACGGCGTCACCAAGAGCGTGACGAAGGCGACCCACCACGAGATCAAGGTGGACACCACCGCCACGGTCACCCCGGCCGCCGCCGAGAGCCAGGCGATATCCGCCGCCAACGCCGAGGGTGCCAAGGACGCCAAGCCCTCCAAGAACGCCCGCAAGGTGGTCTGGGCCGCCGAGGGCGCTCCGGTCCTCGCCTTCGAGACCGTCGTCGGCGGCATGCAGCACGACGGCACCCCGAGCGAGCTCCACGTGGTGACCGACGCCAAGACCGGCGCCAAGATCACCGAGTGGCAGGCCGTCGAGACCGGCACCGGCAACACCATGTACAGCGGCCAGGTGACCATCGGCACCTCGCAGTCGGGCAGCAACTTCACGCTGAACGACGCCACCCGCGGCGGCCACAAGACGAACAACCTCAACCGGGCCACCTCCGGCACCGGCACCCTCTTCTCCGGCACGGACGACATCTGGGGCAACGGCCTGCCGGCCAACCTGGAGACGGCCGCCGCCGACGCGCACTACGGCGCGCAGGTGACGTGGGACTACTACAAGAACGTCCACGGCCGCAACGGTCTGCGCAACGACGGGGTCTCCCCGTACAGCCGCGTCCACTACGGCAACAACTACGTGAACGCGTTCTGGCAGGACTCCTGCTTCTGCATGACCTACGGCGACGGTGACGGCAACGCCAAGCCGCTCACCTCCACCGACGTGGCCGCGCACGAGATGACCCACGGTCTGACCTCGGTCACCGGCAACATGACGTACAGCGGTGAGCCCGGCGGTCTGAACGAGGCGACCTCCGACATCTTCGCGGCGGCCGTCGAGTTCTACGCCAACAACCCGCAGGACGTCGGCGACTACCTGGTCGGCGAGAAGATCGACATCCGCGGCAACGGCACCCCGCTGCGCTACATGGACAAGCCGAGCAAGGACGGCTCGTCCAAGGACGCCTGGTACTCGGGCATCGGCTCGATCGACGTCCACTACTCCTCGGGCCCGGCCAACCACTGGTACTACCTGGCTTCCGAGGGCTCGGGCGCCAAGGTCGTCAACGGCGTGAGCTACGACTCGCCGACCTCCGACGGCCTCCCGGTCACCGCGATCGGCCGCGACGCCGCCTCGAAGATCTGGTTCCGCGCGCTGACCACGGGCCTGTTCCGGTCGAACACCAACTACGCGGCGGCCCGTACGGCCACCCTGCAGGCGGCGGCCGACCTCTACGGAGCCGGCTCGACCACCTACAACAACGCGGCCAACGCCTGGGCGGCCATCAACGTCGGCCCGCGCATCGTGAACGGCGTCTCGGTCACCAACCCGGGCAACCAGAACACCGTCACGGGCAGCGCCGTCAGCCTCCAGATCCAGGCCACCAGCACCAACGCGGGTGCCCTGAGCTACGCGGCGACCGGTCTCCCGGCCGGCCTGTCGATCAACTCCTCGACCGGCCTGATCACCGGTACCGCCAACACCGCGGGCACGTCCAACGTGACCGTGACGGTGACGGACTCCGCGAACCAGACCGGCACGGCGGCGTTCACCTGGACGGTCGGCACCCAGCAGCAGACCGTCTTCGAGAACACCACGGACTACGCGATCAGCGACAACTCCACCGTCGAATCGCCGGTCACCGTGAACCGCACCGGCAACGCGCCGAGCACCCTCAAGGTGGATGTGAACATCCTCCACACCTACATCGGTGACCTGAAGGTGGACCTCGTCGCCCCGGACGGCACCCTCTACAACCTGCACAACCGGACCGGCAGCAGCACCGACAACATCATCAAGTCCTACACGGTCAACGCCTCCTCCGAGGTGGCCCAGGGCGTGTGGAAGCTGCGTGTCAACGACAACGCGAACATCGACACCGGCAAGATCGACAGCTGGAAGCTCACCTTCTGA
- the glgP gene encoding alpha-glucan family phosphorylase — MKAIRRFTVRPVLPETLLPLTDLARNLRWSWHAETRELFQSVDPEGWQAAGGDPVRLLGAVSAARLAELAGDRRFLRRLAVVAADLDDYVNGGRWYQGQENGAELPAGIAYFSPEFGITAALPQYSGGLGILAGDHLKAASDLGVPLIGVGLLYRHGYFRQSLSRDGWQQEHYPVLDPNELPLGLLRQEDGSPARVSLTLPGGRALHAHIWQARVGRVPLLLLDSDVEDNDAAAREVTDRLYGGGSDHRLLQEMLLGIGGVRAVRAYCAITGHPDPEVFHTNEGHAGFLGLERIRELEREQGLGFDAAVEAVRAGTVFTTHTPVPAGIDRFERSLVARHFGEGGELSGVPVERILELGAESYPGGDPGVFNMAVMGLRLAQRANGVSTLHGAVSREMFAGLWPGFDPADVPIASVTNGVHAPTWVAPEVVRLGARQIGAGRTEDALSVGGSQRWDAVAEIPDQDVWDLRRVLREQLVQEVRDRLRASWRQRGAAEAELGWVDSVLDPDVLTIGFARRVPSYKRLTLMLRDPERLRRLLLDPDRPVQIVVAGKAHPADDGGKRLVQELVRFADDPRVRHRIVFLPDYGMAMAQKLYPGCDVWLNNPLRPLEACGTSGMKAALNGCLNLSVLDGWWDEWFEPDFGWAIPTADGLGADEDRRDHLEANALYELIEGRVAPRFYDRVGRTGLPVRWIEMVRRTLVSLGPKVLAGRMVREYVERLYAPAARAHRALTPEAARDLAWWKGRVRAAWPRVGVEHVEALAAAPVNGTAELGATLTLRVQVSLESLAPEDVEVQAFAGRVDPQDVIRDGRTFPLKPAAGPDLEGRWVYEGPLALDRTGPFGYTVRILPAHPLLATPAELGLVAAPADTDTDAGGGVLLR, encoded by the coding sequence GTGAAGGCTATCCGTCGATTCACCGTGCGCCCCGTCCTCCCCGAGACCCTGCTGCCGCTCACCGACCTCGCGCGCAACCTGCGCTGGTCGTGGCATGCCGAGACCCGCGAACTCTTCCAATCCGTCGACCCCGAGGGCTGGCAGGCAGCCGGCGGTGATCCCGTCCGGCTGCTCGGGGCCGTCTCCGCCGCCCGGCTCGCGGAGCTGGCCGGCGACCGCCGGTTCCTGCGGCGGCTCGCCGTCGTCGCCGCCGATCTCGATGACTACGTCAACGGCGGGAGGTGGTACCAGGGACAGGAGAACGGCGCGGAGCTGCCGGCCGGGATCGCCTACTTCTCGCCCGAGTTCGGGATCACCGCCGCCCTGCCCCAGTACTCCGGCGGCCTCGGCATCCTCGCCGGGGACCACCTCAAGGCCGCCAGCGACCTTGGCGTTCCGCTCATCGGGGTGGGACTGCTGTACCGGCACGGCTACTTCCGGCAGTCGCTGTCGCGGGACGGCTGGCAGCAGGAGCACTACCCCGTACTCGATCCCAACGAACTCCCGCTCGGGCTGCTGCGTCAGGAGGACGGCTCCCCGGCGCGGGTCTCGCTGACGCTGCCCGGCGGACGGGCCCTGCACGCGCACATCTGGCAGGCCCGCGTCGGCCGCGTACCGCTGCTGCTCCTCGACTCCGACGTCGAGGACAACGACGCCGCCGCCCGCGAGGTGACCGACCGGCTCTACGGGGGCGGCAGCGACCACCGGCTGTTGCAGGAGATGCTGCTGGGGATCGGGGGAGTGCGCGCCGTGCGTGCGTACTGCGCGATCACCGGGCATCCCGACCCCGAGGTGTTCCACACCAACGAGGGGCACGCCGGGTTCCTGGGGCTGGAGCGCATAAGGGAACTGGAGCGGGAGCAGGGCCTCGGCTTCGACGCCGCCGTCGAGGCGGTGCGCGCCGGGACCGTGTTCACCACGCACACCCCCGTCCCGGCCGGGATCGACCGCTTCGAGCGGTCCCTGGTCGCCCGGCACTTCGGGGAGGGGGGCGAGCTGTCCGGGGTACCCGTCGAGCGGATCCTGGAGCTGGGCGCGGAGAGCTATCCCGGCGGTGACCCCGGGGTGTTCAACATGGCGGTGATGGGCCTGCGCCTCGCGCAGCGCGCCAACGGGGTGTCCACCCTGCACGGCGCGGTCAGCCGGGAGATGTTCGCTGGTCTGTGGCCCGGCTTCGACCCGGCCGACGTGCCCATCGCGTCGGTCACCAACGGGGTGCACGCGCCGACCTGGGTGGCGCCCGAGGTGGTGCGGCTCGGAGCCCGCCAGATCGGGGCCGGCCGGACCGAGGACGCGCTGTCGGTGGGCGGGTCCCAGCGCTGGGACGCGGTCGCCGAGATCCCGGACCAGGACGTGTGGGACCTGCGGCGGGTGCTGCGCGAGCAGCTGGTGCAGGAGGTACGGGACCGGCTGCGCGCCTCCTGGCGCCAGCGCGGGGCCGCCGAGGCCGAACTGGGCTGGGTGGACTCCGTACTCGACCCGGACGTGCTCACCATCGGCTTCGCCCGGCGCGTGCCCTCGTACAAGCGGCTGACGCTGATGCTGCGCGACCCGGAGCGGCTGCGCAGGCTGCTGCTGGACCCGGACCGGCCGGTGCAGATCGTGGTCGCGGGCAAGGCGCACCCCGCGGACGACGGCGGGAAGCGGCTCGTTCAGGAGCTGGTGCGGTTCGCGGACGACCCGCGGGTGCGCCACCGCATCGTCTTCCTGCCCGACTACGGCATGGCGATGGCGCAGAAGCTCTACCCGGGCTGCGACGTCTGGCTGAACAACCCGCTGCGGCCGCTGGAGGCCTGCGGGACCAGCGGGATGAAGGCGGCCCTGAACGGCTGCCTCAACCTGTCAGTACTGGACGGCTGGTGGGACGAGTGGTTCGAGCCCGACTTCGGCTGGGCCATCCCGACCGCCGACGGGCTCGGCGCGGACGAGGACCGCCGCGACCACCTGGAGGCGAACGCCCTCTACGAGCTGATCGAGGGCCGGGTCGCGCCCCGCTTCTACGACCGCGTCGGGCGCACCGGGCTCCCGGTGCGGTGGATCGAGATGGTCCGGCGCACGCTCGTGTCGCTGGGGCCGAAGGTGCTCGCGGGGCGGATGGTGCGGGAGTACGTGGAACGGCTCTACGCCCCGGCCGCGCGCGCCCACCGGGCCCTGACCCCCGAGGCGGCGCGCGACCTCGCCTGGTGGAAGGGGCGGGTCCGGGCGGCCTGGCCGCGAGTGGGCGTCGAGCACGTGGAGGCGCTGGCCGCGGCTCCCGTGAACGGCACCGCCGAGCTGGGGGCCACCCTCACCCTGCGGGTGCAGGTGTCGCTGGAATCCCTCGCGCCCGAGGACGTGGAGGTGCAGGCCTTCGCGGGGCGGGTGGACCCGCAGGACGTCATCCGGGACGGGCGGACCTTCCCGCTCAAGCCGGCCGCCGGTCCTGACCTGGAGGGGCGCTGGGTGTACGAGGGCCCGCTCGCCCTCGACCGCACGGGTCCCTTCGGCTACACGGTACGGATCCTGCCGGCGCACCCGCTGCTGGCGACCCCGGCCGAACTGGGCCTGGTCGCCGCCCCGGCGGACACGGACACGGACGCGGGGGGCGGCGTACTGCTGCGGTGA
- a CDS encoding ADP-ribosylglycohydrolase family protein, which yields MNDRGVDVARHSLEGLVLGDAFGQSWFVRDAAAGERWLAGRVLRSGPWKWTDDAAMALVLYGHLTRHGEVRPGELAGDFAAEYARDPYRQYGASMHEVLERIGAGEDWRTVTGEQFGGQGSWGNGAAMRVAPLGAWFHRDLGAVVEQARLSALATHAHPQAVAGAVAVAVAAALAAAGRGGAAPQRPGFLREVADLVPEGEVRDLVLVAAELPAGTTVREAAERLGSGWRISAPDTVPFALWCAAGQPDDLPEALWRTLEGWGDRDTTCAIVGGVVAARTGLAAVPAEWRASAEPLPLRAPGRRG from the coding sequence ATGAACGATCGAGGCGTGGACGTGGCCCGGCACAGCCTGGAGGGGTTGGTGCTCGGGGATGCCTTCGGGCAGAGCTGGTTCGTGCGGGATGCCGCGGCCGGGGAGCGGTGGCTGGCCGGGCGGGTGTTGCGTTCGGGGCCGTGGAAGTGGACCGACGACGCGGCGATGGCGCTCGTGCTGTACGGGCACCTGACCCGGCACGGGGAGGTCCGCCCCGGCGAGCTGGCCGGGGACTTCGCCGCCGAGTACGCGCGGGATCCGTACCGCCAGTACGGGGCGTCGATGCACGAGGTGCTGGAGCGGATCGGGGCCGGGGAGGACTGGCGGACCGTCACCGGGGAGCAGTTCGGCGGGCAGGGCTCCTGGGGCAACGGGGCGGCGATGCGGGTGGCTCCGCTCGGGGCCTGGTTCCACCGCGACCTCGGCGCGGTGGTGGAGCAGGCGCGGCTCTCGGCGCTGGCCACGCACGCGCATCCGCAGGCCGTGGCCGGGGCGGTCGCCGTGGCGGTCGCGGCCGCGCTGGCGGCGGCCGGCCGGGGCGGCGCGGCTCCGCAGCGGCCCGGCTTCCTGCGGGAGGTGGCCGACCTGGTGCCGGAGGGGGAGGTCCGGGACCTCGTCCTCGTGGCGGCCGAGTTGCCCGCGGGGACGACGGTGCGGGAGGCGGCGGAGCGGCTGGGGTCGGGGTGGCGGATCTCGGCGCCGGACACCGTGCCGTTCGCCCTGTGGTGCGCCGCCGGGCAGCCGGACGATCTGCCCGAGGCGCTCTGGCGGACCCTGGAGGGGTGGGGCGACCGCGACACCACGTGCGCGATCGTGGGCGGTGTGGTCGCGGCCCGGACCGGGTTGGCCGCCGTCCCGGCCGAGTGGCGGGCCAGCGCCGAGCCACTACCGCTGCGCGCCCCCGGGCGCCGCGGCTGA
- a CDS encoding alpha-1,4-glucan--maltose-1-phosphate maltosyltransferase gives MIGRIPVLDVRPAVDCGARPAKAVVDEVFEISASVFREGHDALAAHVVLRDPSGRLRPPVPLRELAPGTDRWGARVSAEVEGRWTYTVEAWSDPVATWRAHAAIKIPAGIDTGLTLLEGAELYTRAAARLPKRDGRDAVLAAAEVMRDDDREVDVRYAAALDPDVDAALRKKPLRELVTAAKPLPLLIERKRALFGSWYEMFPRSEGAVVEPGEAPVSGTFRTAAERLPAIAAMGFDVVYLPPIHPIGSTYRKGPNNTLSAGCWDPGVPWAIGSTEGGHDAVHPDLGTIEDFDAFVARARELRLEIALDFALQCSPDHPWVEKHPDWFRHRADGTIAYAENPPKKYQDIYPIHFDTDMAGIVEETVRILRYWMDHGVRIFRVDNPHTKPVVFWQKVIADINKSDPDVIFLAEAFTRPAMMRALASVGFQQSYTYFTWRNTKAELTEYLTELADTPSASVMRPNFFVNTPDILHEYLQKGGRPAFEVRAVLAATLSPAWGIYAGYELCENTPVREGSEEYLDSEKYELRPRDWAAADREGRTIAPLITSLNRLRRRNPALQQLRDIHFHPTDNEQVIAYSKHAGANSVLVVVNLDPHHTQEATVSLDMPVLGLDWHGSLAVRDELTGETYHWGRANYVRLEPGRTPAHVLAALRPSPPTGGSPTT, from the coding sequence ATGATCGGTCGCATTCCCGTGCTGGACGTCCGCCCCGCCGTCGACTGCGGCGCCAGACCCGCCAAGGCGGTCGTGGACGAGGTCTTCGAGATTTCCGCGAGCGTGTTCCGCGAGGGGCACGACGCCCTCGCGGCCCACGTCGTGCTCCGTGATCCGAGCGGACGGCTGCGGCCGCCCGTGCCGCTGCGCGAGCTCGCCCCCGGCACCGACCGGTGGGGGGCCCGGGTCTCCGCCGAGGTCGAGGGGAGGTGGACGTACACCGTCGAGGCGTGGAGCGACCCGGTGGCCACCTGGCGGGCGCACGCCGCGATCAAGATCCCCGCCGGGATCGACACCGGGCTGACGCTCCTGGAGGGCGCCGAGCTCTACACCCGGGCCGCCGCCAGGCTTCCCAAGCGCGACGGCCGCGATGCCGTGCTGGCCGCCGCCGAGGTCATGCGGGACGACGACCGCGAGGTGGACGTCCGGTACGCGGCCGCGCTCGACCCGGACGTGGACGCCGCCCTCCGGAAGAAGCCGCTGCGCGAGCTGGTCACCGCGGCCAAGCCGCTGCCGCTGCTGATCGAGCGCAAACGGGCGCTCTTCGGCTCCTGGTACGAGATGTTCCCCCGGTCGGAGGGGGCGGTGGTCGAGCCCGGCGAGGCGCCGGTCAGCGGGACGTTCCGGACGGCCGCCGAGCGGCTGCCCGCGATCGCCGCGATGGGCTTCGACGTGGTGTACCTGCCGCCCATCCACCCGATCGGCTCCACCTACCGCAAGGGCCCGAACAACACGCTCTCCGCCGGGTGTTGGGATCCGGGGGTGCCCTGGGCGATCGGGTCCACCGAGGGCGGGCACGACGCCGTCCACCCCGACCTCGGCACGATCGAGGACTTCGACGCGTTCGTCGCGCGCGCCCGCGAGCTGCGCCTGGAGATCGCACTGGACTTCGCCCTCCAGTGCTCCCCCGACCACCCGTGGGTGGAGAAGCACCCGGACTGGTTCCGTCACCGTGCCGACGGCACGATCGCGTACGCCGAGAACCCGCCGAAGAAGTACCAGGACATCTACCCGATCCACTTCGACACCGACATGGCCGGGATCGTCGAGGAGACCGTGCGGATCCTGCGGTACTGGATGGACCACGGCGTGCGCATCTTCCGTGTCGACAATCCGCACACCAAACCGGTGGTCTTCTGGCAGAAGGTGATCGCGGACATCAACAAGTCCGATCCGGACGTCATCTTCCTGGCGGAGGCCTTCACCCGGCCCGCGATGATGCGCGCGCTGGCCTCCGTCGGTTTCCAGCAGTCGTACACGTACTTCACCTGGCGCAACACCAAGGCCGAGCTCACCGAGTACCTGACCGAGCTCGCCGACACCCCCTCGGCCTCGGTCATGCGGCCGAACTTCTTCGTGAACACCCCCGACATCCTCCACGAGTACCTCCAGAAGGGCGGCCGCCCCGCCTTCGAGGTGCGCGCGGTGCTCGCCGCCACCCTCTCCCCCGCCTGGGGGATCTACGCCGGCTACGAGCTCTGCGAGAACACCCCGGTGCGGGAGGGCAGCGAGGAGTACCTGGACTCCGAGAAGTACGAGCTGAGGCCGCGCGACTGGGCCGCCGCCGACCGCGAGGGCCGCACCATCGCCCCGCTGATCACCTCCCTGAACCGGCTGCGCCGCCGCAACCCCGCGCTCCAGCAACTGCGCGACATCCACTTCCACCCGACCGACAACGAACAGGTGATCGCCTATTCGAAGCACGCGGGAGCCAATTCCGTACTGGTGGTCGTCAACCTCGATCCGCACCACACCCAGGAGGCGACGGTCTCGTTGGACATGCCGGTACTCGGCCTCGACTGGCACGGGTCCCTCGCTGTGCGAGACGAGCTCACCGGCGAGACCTATCACTGGGGCAGGGCGAACTACGTGCGCCTAGAGCCGGGCCGTACGCCCGCGCACGTACTGGCCGCTCTGCGACCGTCCCCGCCCACCGGAGGGTCACCCACCACATGA